The following is a genomic window from Nitrospira sp..
CCGCATCGAATCCCTCTGCCTTGTACGACTTGGGATCGAGAATCTTTCTCGCGATTTCCTCCTGCGACAAGAGCGTTCCGATATTGTCCAGCTCCGGACCGCGCTTCTTCCCGCCCTCGCCATTCAACTTGTGACAGTTGTAGCACTCCTGGAGCTGCCACTGCTCCTCTCCAATCTTGAGCACATCGCCACTCGATGCACCGGCAGCAACTGGAGCCGCTGCCGCACCGGCATCTTGACCTGCGGCACCCTGCACAGTCCCCAAAGCCTTGATCCGCTCGGTCAATTCCTTGGCCTTAAGATCCAACTCCTTGGTGCGTGCAATCACTTCATCGGCCTTCCAAGGGTCGAGAATATTGGGCTTGCCTTTCAAAATCTTGACGATTTTACCCTTCTCATCCTCCGGATCGTATTGCGGCCAGAGCGACGCGCCTGAAATGAACACCGTGCAAAGAATGGCATAGAAAACCAGAAGCGAGACCAGCGCCTTCCCGCCGCTCATCACCTTCATGGTCGGCGCATCGAGAATCAAGAAGACGACGGTGCCCAGCACGGCATACCCAAAGAAAAGCCATCGGAAGACAGGTGGAAAATCGAGCGCCATCGTAGCCATATACAGGCCGACGCCGATCACGAGTCCGACGATAATCTTAACGATTGCCTTGCCCATAATGCTCCTCGTTCTAAATCCCTATGAAGGCACCAGGATAAATTCGACCACTACTTCGCTCCAGCCGGAACCGGACTACCCTCAGACGCATGCTCTTTGGGATGCGAGGCGCGCAGCGTCACGATAATCGCGAAGCTAACCACGGCATAGAACACCACGGTAATACCCGTGATATACCAAGCCGAATAGGCCAGAGTCGGCGTAAAGGATTCCGCCGTGAAGTCTGGCAGCAAGTTATACGTGTGAAAGTACT
Proteins encoded in this region:
- a CDS encoding Cytochrome c domain-containing protein (MaGe:77309149); the encoded protein is MGKAIVKIIVGLVIGVGLYMATMALDFPPVFRWLFFGYAVLGTVVFLILDAPTMKVMSGGKALVSLLVFYAILCTVFISGASLWPQYDPEDEKGKIVKILKGKPNILDPWKADEVIARTKELDLKAKELTERIKALGTVQGAAGQDAGAAAAPVAAGASSGDVLKIGEEQWQLQECYNCHKLNGEGGKKRGPELDNIGTLLSQEEIARKILDPKSYKAEGFDAEYDKGKMPDKYKDLMELKDVQALAAWLATFKNASVNTPKPIKMK